The following are encoded together in the Lactuca sativa cultivar Salinas chromosome 1, Lsat_Salinas_v11, whole genome shotgun sequence genome:
- the LOC111908303 gene encoding peptidyl-prolyl cis-trans isomerase FKBP42, which produces MEEVQQQPIQSVGEDGENEMMSNGSSMTHETQQDDEPEIVMEGSSFVHGGASEDDKGPPKVDSQVEILHEKVTKQIIKEGHGVKPSKYSTCFLHYKAWTESTQHKFEDTWQELQLVELVLGKEKKEMTGLAIGLSSMKSGERAVLHVGWELGYGEEGNFSFPNVPPKANIIYEVELIGFDETKEGKARSDMTVEERISAADRRRMDGNSLFKEEKLEEAMQQYEMAIAYMNDDFMFQLYGKYQDMALAVKNPCHLNIAACLIKLKRYEEAIAQCAIVLVEDQNNVKALFRRGKARSELGQTDAAREDFLKARKFAPEDKAILKELRVLDEDDKIVYQKQKELYKGLFGPRPQPKDTKRVTNWLVLVWQWLVLLFYRLFGGKMVKTE; this is translated from the exons ATGGAGGAAGTGCAACAGCAGCCGATTCAATCAGTTG GTGAAGATGGTGAAAATGAGATGATGTCTAATGGCTCTTCTATGACACATGAAACTCAACAAGATGATGAACCAGAGATTGTGATGGAAGGATCTTCATTTGTGCATGGAGGAGCTTCTGAAGATGATAAAGGTCCTCCAAAAGTTGATTCTCAAGTGGAAATCCTCCATGAAAAAGTTACAAAGCAAATCATTAAGGAAGGACATGGTGTCAAACCATCAAAATATTCAACATGCTTTT TGCACTACAAAGCATGGACTGAAAGTACCCAACACAAGTTTGAAGACACCTGGCAAGAGCTACAACTAGTTGAATTGGTCTTAGGGAAAG AGAAAAAGGAAATGACGGGATTGGCCATTGGCCTGAGCTCCATGAAATCGGGGGAGCGAGCTGTGTTACATGTGGGTTGGGAATTAGGGTATGGTGAAGAAGGAAACTTTTCTTTTCCAAATGTGCCACCTAAGGCAAATATCATCTATGAAGTTGAACTAATCGGTTTTGATGAAACAAAAGAA GGAAAAGCTCGTAGTGATATGACAGTAGAAGAGAGAATAAGTGCAGCCGATAGAAGAAGAATGGATGGAAATTCTTTGTTCAAAGAAGAAAAATTAGAGGAGGCTATGCAACAATATGAAATG GCAATCGCATACATGAATGATGATTTCATGTTTCAATTATATGGAAAGTATCAAGACATGGCTTTAGCAGTTAAGAACCCTTGTCACCTTAACATTGCAGCTTGTTTGATAAAGCTCAAACGCTATGAAGAAGCCATTGCTCAATGTGCTATT GTACTTGTGGAGGATCAAAATAATGTGAAAGCACTATTTAGGCGAGGGAAAGCTCGGTCAGAACTCGGGCAGACGGATGCTGCCCGAGAAGATTTTTTGAAAGCGCGTAAATTTGCCCCTGAAGATAAAGCAATATTGAAGGAATTGCGTGTGCTTGATGAAGATGATAAGATTGTTTATCAGAAACAAAAGGAGCTTTATAAAGGCTTGTTTGGACCTAGACCCCAACCTAAAGACACCAAGAGAGTTACTAATTGGTTGGTTTTGGTTTGGCAATGGCTGGTTTTGTTGTTTTATCGGCTTtttgggggtaaaatggtcaaaacTGAATGA